Proteins encoded by one window of Blautia luti:
- a CDS encoding response regulator transcription factor produces the protein MKQILIVEDDSFLNKMLDYNLTADGYGVTSALNARTAADAIRHREFDLVLLDINLPDGNGFELCKLIKPQHPDTIVIFLTANDQESDQIRGYEAGAVDYITKPFVIGALQRKIKAMFAMLEHHRPAKDIYDDGRLFLDFSEQAASLNGKPLTLSPMEYKMLNLFRKNPRQVLTRGWLLEKLWDIDERFVDEHTLTTSISRIRSKIESDGGASYIKTVYGMGYQWTGGEAK, from the coding sequence ATGAAGCAGATTTTAATTGTCGAGGACGACAGTTTTTTGAATAAGATGTTAGACTATAACCTGACCGCAGACGGCTACGGCGTGACTTCTGCCCTAAATGCCAGAACCGCAGCCGACGCCATCCGCCACCGGGAATTTGATTTAGTGCTGCTGGACATCAACCTGCCGGATGGAAATGGTTTTGAGCTGTGCAAGCTGATAAAGCCCCAGCACCCGGACACCATTGTAATTTTCCTGACCGCCAACGATCAGGAGAGCGACCAGATACGGGGCTATGAGGCGGGCGCGGTGGACTACATCACAAAGCCCTTTGTGATCGGGGCCTTGCAGCGGAAAATCAAAGCCATGTTCGCCATGCTGGAACACCACAGACCGGCCAAGGACATTTACGACGACGGGCGGCTGTTTCTGGACTTCTCGGAGCAGGCGGCCTCCCTAAACGGCAAGCCCCTGACCCTATCCCCGATGGAGTACAAAATGCTGAACCTGTTCCGTAAAAATCCCCGGCAAGTGCTGACCCGTGGGTGGCTTTTGGAAAAGCTGTGGGATATAGACGAAAGGTTTGTGGACGAACACACCCTGACAACCTCCATCAGCCGGATTCGCAGCAAGATCGAATCCGACGGCGGCGCGTCCTACATCAAGACCGTTTACGGCATGGGTTATCAATGGACGGGAGGCGAGGCAAAATGA
- a CDS encoding FtsX-like permease family protein: MENYDCNQSAERVLMDASRKKNQNRNRLLFIVITITVGVIFSVFSLIYGKMEIDIQKNMKADGMAVSTYIENGTADMTQQLTQLPCIESIGKEKFAGKLLDDSIKYCDCVITDVTGFEKMIRPAFTNVVGTYPEKENEIMLSTKTLQYLGIKNPEVGMEIELDFYWNDIFNTSGTGMQNFLLSGYFTEYQNQTSGASVAFISEKSMEKNGLQWEPCRILIDHTKKYSSGSQIEHMLTNNIKLNEGQRIVSMNPAEYRAISEMMGSYGFAVFFSVMVLLSMFLFIYNILNISLEKDLQRYGLLQVIGVEQKQNIKVMNREMLKIGLTGSIAGAVLGGMFIWGIMPLLLEKMYAENTWKLERMVFFQPKLLILAIVLVIFTLGVAVECLKRKMRKLSPLECMKYTEAVTYHKSRKKPKIKKFHCWGKHPEIYLAKKYLFRNKKTFGITSLSLWLGCELALCSAVIVNGVDLQNYYSKEPDFQIGITEEACNYLIESSPDTKNMKFFPKSLMNDIETTIGNELHSVENIKGFYPIVEKNGKENIKILIDGDKISTVIQTVSIGEQEELKDFIQKNDKLVNWEQFQNNHGTIVLHDHRMSDYIAGEVQDYIGTEMEFYDLVPVGTEMSSLVPEKLVNCGYLDITEDDFPEMKLCWDGKNINILLVTETTYDWLVEKLTPQIFEIQFNVDKNQESVIRERLNQMIRNYNMEFQSKYGHADKLNLFYLDSKSERLLKEQNYIQTSRWLLMSISGILIFIGIMNFANTRISDIMLRQWECKILERVGMTKKQEYRMFVTEGLFYWLLLCGLLMSFGNLGIGIMQWYMKMQISYFAFRYPVKEMIALMVFLLLFSIIFPGIIYKKLKKKRK; this comes from the coding sequence ATGGAGAATTACGATTGTAATCAGTCGGCTGAAAGAGTGCTTATGGATGCTTCCAGGAAAAAGAATCAAAACAGAAATCGTCTACTGTTTATCGTAATTACAATTACTGTAGGCGTGATTTTTAGTGTGTTCTCTTTAATCTATGGGAAGATGGAGATTGATATTCAGAAAAATATGAAAGCCGATGGTATGGCTGTATCGACCTATATTGAAAATGGTACAGCGGATATGACACAACAGCTTACACAGCTACCATGCATAGAAAGCATTGGGAAAGAAAAGTTTGCAGGAAAATTATTAGATGATTCCATAAAATATTGTGATTGCGTCATTACAGATGTGACCGGATTTGAAAAAATGATACGTCCTGCATTTACAAATGTGGTAGGGACTTATCCAGAAAAAGAAAATGAAATTATGCTTTCTACGAAAACTCTGCAATATCTTGGAATCAAGAATCCCGAAGTGGGCATGGAAATTGAACTGGATTTTTATTGGAATGACATTTTCAATACCAGTGGAACCGGTATGCAGAACTTTTTACTTTCTGGGTATTTTACAGAGTATCAAAATCAAACCTCCGGTGCTTCTGTGGCTTTTATATCAGAGAAATCAATGGAGAAGAACGGGCTTCAATGGGAGCCATGTAGGATTTTAATAGATCATACAAAGAAATATTCCAGTGGTTCGCAAATAGAACATATGCTGACAAATAACATAAAGTTGAATGAGGGACAGAGAATTGTAAGTATGAACCCAGCAGAATATCGGGCAATAAGTGAAATGATGGGAAGTTATGGATTTGCAGTCTTTTTTTCGGTTATGGTTTTACTTTCTATGTTTTTGTTTATTTACAATATCCTAAATATTTCGCTGGAAAAAGATTTACAACGTTATGGTCTTTTACAAGTAATTGGTGTGGAACAAAAGCAGAATATTAAAGTTATGAATCGTGAGATGCTAAAAATAGGACTTACGGGAAGTATCGCTGGAGCAGTTTTAGGGGGAATGTTTATATGGGGTATTATGCCATTGTTATTAGAAAAAATGTATGCAGAGAATACATGGAAATTAGAAAGAATGGTTTTCTTTCAACCCAAACTTCTTATCCTAGCGATTGTTCTTGTGATTTTCACGTTGGGAGTGGCAGTGGAATGTCTGAAAAGAAAAATGAGGAAATTAAGTCCGTTGGAGTGTATGAAATATACGGAGGCGGTTACTTATCATAAAAGCAGGAAGAAACCGAAGATAAAGAAATTCCACTGCTGGGGAAAACATCCTGAAATTTATCTTGCAAAGAAATATTTATTTCGGAATAAAAAAACATTTGGGATAACAAGTTTGTCATTATGGCTTGGGTGCGAATTGGCATTATGTTCTGCGGTAATTGTGAACGGAGTGGATTTACAGAATTATTATAGTAAAGAGCCGGACTTCCAAATAGGAATTACAGAGGAAGCTTGCAATTATTTAATTGAATCATCACCGGACACAAAGAATATGAAGTTTTTTCCGAAGTCCCTTATGAATGATATTGAAACGACCATAGGAAACGAACTTCATTCAGTAGAAAACATCAAAGGATTTTATCCGATCGTCGAAAAAAATGGCAAGGAGAATATAAAGATTCTAATCGATGGAGATAAAATATCCACGGTAATTCAGACAGTTAGTATCGGGGAGCAGGAAGAACTAAAAGACTTTATTCAGAAAAATGATAAGCTAGTAAATTGGGAGCAGTTTCAAAATAATCATGGAACAATCGTGCTACATGATCATAGGATGTCAGATTATATAGCAGGAGAAGTGCAGGATTATATAGGAACAGAGATGGAATTTTATGATCTGGTTCCGGTTGGTACGGAAATGAGCAGTTTAGTTCCTGAGAAATTAGTAAATTGTGGTTATCTGGATATAACAGAGGATGATTTCCCAGAGATGAAATTGTGCTGGGATGGTAAAAATATAAATATCCTATTGGTAACAGAGACTACATATGATTGGCTGGTAGAAAAATTAACACCACAAATTTTTGAAATACAATTTAATGTTGACAAAAATCAGGAGTCAGTTATCCGAGAAAGACTGAATCAGATGATTCGCAATTATAATATGGAATTTCAATCAAAATATGGACACGCTGATAAATTGAACTTGTTTTATTTAGATTCTAAATCAGAACGTTTGCTAAAGGAGCAGAACTATATTCAGACAAGTAGATGGCTGCTTATGAGTATTAGTGGAATTTTAATATTTATAGGAATTATGAATTTCGCAAATACAAGAATATCGGATATTATGCTTCGGCAATGGGAGTGTAAAATCCTGGAACGTGTAGGGATGACAAAAAAACAAGAATATCGAATGTTTGTAACAGAGGGTCTTTTCTATTGGTTACTGTTATGTGGATTGCTTATGAGTTTTGGAAATTTAGGGATTGGTATCATGCAGTGGTATATGAAAATGCAGATTTCCTATTTCGCTTTCCGCTATCCGGTAAAAGAAATGATTGCGTTGATGGTATTTTTATTATTGTTCAGCATTATTTTTCCAGGAATTATTTATAAAAAACTAAAAAAGAAAAGGAAGTGA
- a CDS encoding ABC transporter ATP-binding protein — MAAVKTVSLTKEYSNGEHYLRAVDDISFTVEENEFVAIMGSSGCGKTTLLNLLGGLENPTHGCVYINDVDITQLSMEERSSFRRWHIGFIFQNFNLIPEMNVFENIVLPAKLMERNISKKEVMRIAEELEIEEKLLQNPMTLSGGQQQRVAIARAIYTHPTILLGDELTGNLDSTTSISVMKFLKKMCKKYSQTMIIVTHDERIAAMADRIIQMKDGRVV; from the coding sequence ATGGCAGCAGTAAAGACAGTATCTTTAACAAAAGAATATTCTAATGGAGAACACTATTTAAGAGCAGTTGATGATATATCTTTCACAGTTGAAGAAAATGAATTTGTAGCTATTATGGGAAGTTCAGGTTGCGGAAAGACCACGTTGCTCAATTTACTAGGTGGTTTGGAAAATCCCACACACGGATGTGTCTATATCAATGATGTAGATATTACACAGTTATCTATGGAGGAAAGGAGTTCCTTCAGAAGATGGCATATTGGGTTTATTTTTCAAAATTTTAATTTAATCCCAGAGATGAATGTATTTGAAAATATAGTTTTACCTGCCAAACTTATGGAAAGAAATATCAGTAAAAAAGAAGTAATGCGGATAGCTGAAGAACTGGAAATTGAGGAAAAACTATTACAAAATCCTATGACTTTATCTGGTGGACAACAGCAGCGGGTCGCAATCGCCAGAGCTATTTATACACATCCTACTATACTTTTGGGAGACGAGTTGACAGGAAATTTAGATTCTACAACCAGTATATCCGTTATGAAATTTTTGAAAAAGATGTGTAAAAAATATAGCCAGACAATGATTATCGTTACACATGATGAAAGAATAGCAGCTATGGCAGATCGGATTATTCAGATGAAAGATGGGAGGGTTGTATAG
- a CDS encoding ABC transporter permease, translating into MMYAKLALENVKKSTKDYLIYIVTLTACISMFYAFLSISSNYYDPNIGAEFNLDILGDGIKYAILLITVLLMFLMQYVNHFMIQRRKREFAIQSIIGMEQSTIARLFFVESLIMGIFSLIVGIGLGGVFSQFITAMLLQMYHKPFEFSFMLFPDTIILTILFFCICFATVGLSQVRTIRKTKIIDMLNADRKNDILGPPHKWIYKLFPVNFVLYLLITFYNIRTLSYYFNGEFELVIKIWSAISIIVPILMLIMHIRERFRRKEQNTVKQLFLIECIGLLELIILSILPVFKVYLAMPMDKGAFNVYMGFLFWCVVFGVSVFFVLFSNYLLVIKERQKYKEENLFFFGQLLSKLKSKTLSMTLICLTLTLSMALFFVTPLLVGWAQGFLEKRVPFDIQISSDYIGMQSGYIGIQSEKELPVTDYSFLDSFIEKNISVRDDCSFKTYFVNKTDFYNQLENSRKNAPPITAISLSDYNHLLKMAGYDEISLRDHEFTTQWLSITPQDAISTYLEAHKSIRTDGGDLQLADISAHTVDLGEDFYNFQSVIYIVPDHICNKLTSANTFRYMMADKTISYDIAQELKSYFENSSLTDSLVTYNITMRTIEVNDNSAIIFIMQTGLTYSAIILFVTCFTILALQQLSDSGKYKYRFRVLRNMGVEEPHIRKLILKQLAVWFGVPVILALILAGAFLVFLIVGFHMQIAVYIGVQRLVQQLLIVLAILGALLISYFISTWVLFNKSASA; encoded by the coding sequence ATGATGTACGCTAAATTAGCACTTGAAAATGTAAAGAAATCCACAAAAGACTATTTGATATATATTGTCACTCTGACGGCGTGTATATCTATGTTTTATGCTTTCCTTTCCATTTCCAGCAATTATTATGATCCGAATATAGGAGCAGAATTTAATTTAGATATATTAGGTGATGGAATAAAATATGCGATTCTATTGATTACCGTATTGCTGATGTTCCTTATGCAGTATGTAAACCACTTTATGATACAACGGCGAAAAAGGGAATTTGCAATTCAGAGTATTATTGGAATGGAGCAATCAACGATAGCTCGACTTTTCTTTGTGGAATCACTAATAATGGGAATTTTTTCGCTGATTGTGGGGATAGGATTAGGTGGTGTGTTTTCTCAATTCATTACTGCTATGCTGCTTCAAATGTATCATAAACCATTTGAATTTTCATTTATGCTTTTTCCAGATACAATCATTTTGACGATTCTATTTTTCTGCATATGTTTTGCGACAGTTGGTTTATCTCAAGTTCGCACGATACGAAAAACAAAGATAATTGATATGCTAAATGCAGATCGAAAAAATGATATATTGGGACCCCCCCACAAATGGATATACAAACTCTTTCCAGTAAATTTTGTCCTTTATCTGCTGATTACCTTTTATAATATTAGAACCCTGTCTTACTACTTTAACGGAGAATTTGAACTGGTAATCAAAATATGGTCTGCAATCAGCATTATTGTACCAATTCTGATGTTGATTATGCATATAAGGGAAAGATTCAGAAGAAAAGAACAAAACACAGTAAAGCAGCTCTTTTTGATTGAATGTATTGGCCTGTTGGAACTGATTATTCTTTCCATATTACCAGTTTTCAAAGTGTACCTTGCAATGCCGATGGATAAAGGTGCTTTTAATGTTTATATGGGATTTCTGTTTTGGTGTGTTGTATTTGGAGTGAGTGTATTTTTCGTTTTGTTTAGTAATTACTTATTGGTTATCAAAGAACGCCAGAAGTATAAAGAAGAAAATCTGTTCTTTTTTGGACAACTGTTATCTAAATTAAAATCGAAAACACTTTCAATGACTTTGATTTGCCTCACACTTACATTGTCCATGGCATTATTTTTTGTAACACCACTCCTTGTTGGATGGGCACAAGGTTTTTTGGAAAAAAGAGTTCCTTTTGATATACAGATTTCTTCGGACTACATTGGTATGCAGTCTGGTTATATCGGCATACAGTCCGAAAAAGAACTACCTGTAACGGATTATAGTTTTCTTGACTCTTTCATTGAAAAGAATATTTCTGTTCGTGATGATTGCTCTTTTAAGACATACTTTGTAAACAAAACTGACTTTTATAACCAACTGGAGAATAGCAGAAAAAATGCCCCACCCATTACAGCAATTTCTTTGTCCGACTATAACCATCTATTAAAGATGGCAGGTTATGATGAAATTTCTTTACGGGATCATGAATTTACAACCCAGTGGCTTTCCATAACACCCCAAGATGCTATTTCGACGTATCTTGAAGCTCACAAATCTATTAGAACAGATGGAGGCGATTTACAGCTTGCTGATATTTCTGCACACACAGTAGACTTAGGCGAAGATTTTTATAATTTTCAAAGTGTGATATATATTGTACCAGATCACATTTGCAATAAACTGACATCAGCTAATACATTCCGGTATATGATGGCGGATAAAACAATTTCTTATGATATTGCTCAAGAATTAAAATCATACTTTGAAAATTCAAGCCTTACTGATTCGCTTGTAACTTATAACATTACCATGCGGACAATCGAGGTTAATGATAATTCTGCTATTATTTTCATTATGCAAACTGGATTGACATATAGCGCAATCATCTTGTTTGTAACCTGTTTTACTATCTTGGCTTTGCAGCAATTATCAGATTCCGGAAAATACAAATATCGCTTTCGGGTTCTAAGAAATATGGGTGTTGAAGAACCTCATATACGAAAGTTGATTTTGAAACAATTAGCTGTATGGTTTGGTGTTCCGGTTATACTGGCCCTTATCTTGGCTGGCGCATTCCTTGTATTTTTGATTGTAGGATTCCATATGCAGATTGCAGTGTATATCGGAGTACAGCGATTGGTGCAGCAGCTTTTGATTGTGTTGGCTATTTTAGGTGCCCTTTTAATAAGTTACTTTATTAGTACATGGGTCTTGTTTAATAAGTCTGCATCTGCCTAA